Proteins encoded within one genomic window of Hevea brasiliensis isolate MT/VB/25A 57/8 chromosome 8, ASM3005281v1, whole genome shotgun sequence:
- the LOC110663889 gene encoding uncharacterized protein LOC110663889 isoform X1: MGDSSASYIHMVQHLIEKCLIFHMTKEECMEALSKHANIEPIITSTVWNELEKENKEFFDAYAQSKSKDDRMSEEETSQMIQKMISESSKDSDN; the protein is encoded by the exons atGGGGGACTCTTCTGCTTCATACATACACATG GTGCAGCATCTCATAGAGAAGTGTTTGATCTTTCACATGACAAAAGAGGAGTGCATGGAAGCCCTCTCTAAACATGCAAACATTGAGCCTATCATCACATCTACTG TGTGGAACGAATTGGAGAAAGAGAACAAGGAATTCTTCGACGCATATGCTCAATCCAAAAGCAAAGATGATAGAATGTCCGAGGAGGAAACTAGTCAAATGATCCAGAAGATGATCTCTGAATCCTCTAAAGATTCCGATAACTAA
- the LOC110663890 gene encoding glutathione S-transferase DHAR2, giving the protein MALEICVKAAVGAPHVIGDCPFSQRVLLTLEEKKLSYKLHLINVSDKPQWFLKISPEGKVPVVKFDDKWVPDSDVIVGILEEKYPEPSLVTPPEFASVGSKIFPSFVKFLKSKDSNDGSEQALLEELKALEEHLKAHGPFIAGEKIIAVELSLAPKLYHLEVALGHFKKWTVPENLPYVHNYMELLFSRESFQKTKATTEHVIAGWEPKVNA; this is encoded by the exons ATGGCTTTAGAGATCTGTGTCAAGGCTGCTGTTGGCGCTCCTCATGTTATCGGAGACT GCCCATTCTCCCAAAGAGTTCTCTTGACTTTGGAAGAGAAGAAACTTTCCTATAAGTTGCACCTGATTAATGTCAGTGACAAGCCTCAATG gtttttgaaaatAAGCCCAGAAGGGAAGGTGCCAGTGGTGAAATTTGATGACAAATGGGTGCCAGACTCTGATGTGATTGTTGGGATTCTAGAGGAGAAATACCCTGAGCCATCTCTTGTCACCCCTCCTGAATTTGCTTCTGT AGGTTCAAAGATATTCCCATCTTTTGTCAAATTCTTGAAGAGCAAAGATTCCAACGATGGATCTGAGCAGGCATTGCTTGAGGAATTGAAGGCATTGGAAGAGCACCTTAAGGCACAT GGTCCATTTATTGCTGGAGAAAAGATCATTGCTGTGGAACTGAGCTTGGCACCAAAGCTGTACCATCTTGAGGTTGCTCTTGGCCATTTTAAAAAGTGGACTGTCCCTGAAAACTTGCCTTATGTCCACAATTACATGGAG TTGCTCTTCTCCCGGGAATCTTTCCAGAAGACCAAGGCTACAACGGAACATGTGATCGCAGGGTGGGAGCCTAAGGTCAATGCATGA
- the LOC110663889 gene encoding uncharacterized protein LOC110663889 isoform X2, giving the protein MVQHLIEKCLIFHMTKEECMEALSKHANIEPIITSTVWNELEKENKEFFDAYAQSKSKDDRMSEEETSQMIQKMISESSKDSDN; this is encoded by the exons ATG GTGCAGCATCTCATAGAGAAGTGTTTGATCTTTCACATGACAAAAGAGGAGTGCATGGAAGCCCTCTCTAAACATGCAAACATTGAGCCTATCATCACATCTACTG TGTGGAACGAATTGGAGAAAGAGAACAAGGAATTCTTCGACGCATATGCTCAATCCAAAAGCAAAGATGATAGAATGTCCGAGGAGGAAACTAGTCAAATGATCCAGAAGATGATCTCTGAATCCTCTAAAGATTCCGATAACTAA